Proteins from one Cicer arietinum cultivar CDC Frontier isolate Library 1 chromosome 3, Cicar.CDCFrontier_v2.0, whole genome shotgun sequence genomic window:
- the LOC105853008 gene encoding uncharacterized protein, protein MVLTRNMARSSDDWNLEREEIRTRLDLNEARTKKTEELLAAIASKLGVRSDDDHGDGGSEIGDRECIREKGQNRWRKLEIPIFSGEDAFGWTRMLDRYFSLQVVQEDEKMQAILLALEGRALSWFQWWERCNPNPSWDAFKVAVIRRFQPSMIQNPFELLLSLKQVGTVEEYVEEFEKYVGALREID, encoded by the coding sequence ATGGTTTTGACGAGAAACATGGCTCGTTCTTCGGATGATTGGAATTTAGAGAGAGAAGAAATACGCACGAGGCTTGACCTAAATGAAGCGAGGACGAAGAAAACTGAAGAATTGCTTGCTGCAATCGCAAGTAAATTAGGAGTGCGATCTGATGACGATCATGGTGATGGAGGCAGTGAGATCGGAGATCGTGAATGCATCAGGGAGAAAGGGCAAAATCGTTGGCGGAAATTGGAAATCCCAATTTTTTCCGGTGAGGACGCTTTTGGTTGGACACGCATGCTAGATCGCTATTTTTCGTTGCAAGTGGTCCAAGAAGACGAGAAAATGCAGGCGATTCTGTTAGCATTGGAAGGAAGAGCTTTAAGCTGGTTTCAATGGTGGGAGAGGTGCAATCCAAATCCTTCATGGGATGCTTTCAAGGTGGCTGTCATAAGGAGATTTCAACCATCAATGATTCAAAATCCTTTTGAATTGTTGCTATCTTTGAAACAGGTTGGTACAGTGGAAGAGTATGTGGAGGAATTTGAGAAGTATGTTGGCGCTCTAAGAGAAATTGATTAA